A section of the Colius striatus isolate bColStr4 chromosome 28, bColStr4.1.hap1, whole genome shotgun sequence genome encodes:
- the LOC133628081 gene encoding acrosin-like has product MAFMVQLEPRYLGSESSMMQCLVLRALSALCHKPAMGEGQRDKAIQVAANSRPLLHAGRSCGTRPLAEHHGVLRVVGGSDASPGAWPWIVSIQLPGAVGSGHICGGSLIHPRWVLTAGHCFDKYRNVPTWRMVIGATRLSELGSEAQVRKSKRLLIHESYRKGAFENDIALLELDEPVQCSNYVQLACVTHFSDVVVSQLTDCHVAGWGYTAEGSAETSDVLQEAKVRLINVKLCNSSEWYGGAVRSYNLCAGYPRGGIDTCQGDSGGPLVCRAPHANFFWLVGLTSWGKGCARPKQPGVYTSTQHFFNWVQSRIRSGGSAATLARPKRPSQGSALATTAVTESCSFPLQKLLDFVNWIQQLLQSLQGKVA; this is encoded by the exons ATGGCGTTCATGGTCCAG CTGGAACCGAGGTACCTGGGGAGCGAGAGCAGCATGATGCagtgcctggtgctcagagccctcagcGCCCTCTGCCACAAACCCGCGAtg GgagagggacagagggacaAAGCTATTCAGGTAGCGGCCAACAGTCGGCCACTGCTGCACGCAGG GAGAAGCTGCGGGACCCGGCCCTTGGCTGAACACCACGGGGTGTTGCGCGTCGTGGGCGGCAGCGATGCCTCCCCGGGAGCCTGGCCCTGGATCGTCAGCATCCAGCTTCCCGGGGCAGTGGGCAGCGGGCACATCTGCGGAGGCTCCCTCATCCATCCCCGgtgggtcctgaccgcaggacactgctttgacaagtacag GAACGTCCCGACGTGGCGCATGGTGATCGGGGCCACCCGGCTGTCTGAGCTGGGCTCCGAGGCCCAAGTGCGCAAGAGCAAGCGGCTGCTGATCCACGAGAGCTACCGCAAAGGCGCCTTCGAGAACGACAtcgccctgctggagctggacgaGCCCGTGCAGTGCAGCAACTACGTGCAGCTGGCCTGTGTGACTCACTTCTCCGACGTGGTGGTGTCACAGCTCACAGACTGCCACGTCGCTGGCTGGGGCTACACCGCGGAAGGCT ctgcagaaacatccgacgtgctgcaggaggccaaggtccGCCTCATCAATGTCaagctctgcaacagcagcGAGTGGTACGGAGGGGCTGTGcgcagctacaacctgtgtgctggCTACCCGCGGGGCGGCATCGacacctgccag ggtgacagcgggggcccgctcgtctgcagagctccacacgccaacttcttctggcttGTGGgcctgaccagctgggggaaaggctgtgccagaccaaagcagcctggggtctacacctccacccagcacttcttcAACTGGGTCCAGTCACGGATTCGCTCAGGAGGAAGTGCTGCCACACTCGCCCGGCCAAAGAGGCCATCAcaaggctcagccctggcaacaACAGCAGTGACTGAGTCCTGCTCATTCCCactccagaagctgctggattTCGTTAATtggatccagcagctcctgcagtctctgcagggaaaagtggcttaa